Proteins from one Mus pahari chromosome 10, PAHARI_EIJ_v1.1, whole genome shotgun sequence genomic window:
- the LOC110328000 gene encoding gamma-secretase subunit APH-1B — MTAAVFFGCAFIAFGPALALYVFTIATDPLRVIFLIAGAFFWLVSLLLSSVFWFLVRVITDNKDGPVQNYLLIFGVLLSVCIQELFRLAYYKLLKKASEGLKSINPDETAPSMRLLAYVSGLGFGIMSGVFSFVNTLSNSLGPGTVGIHGDSPQFFLNSAFMTLVVIMLHVFWGVVFFDGCEKNKWYILLTVLLTHLVVSTQTFLCPYYEVNLVTAYIIMVLMAIWAFYIAGGSCRSLKFCLLCQDKDFLLYNQRSR, encoded by the exons ATGACGGCTGCCGTGTTCTTTGGTTGCGCCTTCATCGCCTTCGGGCCCGCGCTCGCTCTTTACGTCTTCACCATCGCCACCGACCCTTTGCGAGTCATCTTCCTCATCGCCGG TGCTTTCTTCTGGTTGGTGTCTCTTCTACTGTCATCCGTTTTTTGGTTCCTAGTGAGAGTCATTACTGATAACAAAGATGGACCAGTACAGAATTACCTGCTCATCTTCGGAGTGTTGCTCTCTGTCTGTATCCAAGAGCTGTTCAGGCTTGCATATTATAAGCTGTTGAA aaaagccAGTGAGGGTTTGAAAAGCATAAACCCAGATGAGACAGCACCCTCGATGCGACTGTTGGCCTACG tTTCTGGCTTGGGCTTTGGAATCATGAGTGGAGTGTTTTCCTTTGTGAACACCCTGTCTAACTCCTTGGGGCCAGGCACGGTGGGCATTCATGGTGATTCTCCTCAGTTCTTCCTTAATTCAG CTTTCATGACACTGGTCGTCATTATGCTGCATGTGTTCTGGGGCGTTGTGTTCTTTGATGGCTGTGAGAAGAATAAGTGGTACATTCTCCTCACGGTTCTCCTGACGCATCTGGTGGTGTCCACCCAG ACTTTTCTATGTCCTTATTATGAAGTGAATCTGGTAACAGCATATATAATCATGGTGCTCATGGCTATCTGGGCATTTTATATTGCTGGAGGCAGCTGCCGGAGCCTGAAATTCTGCCTGCTCTGCCAAGACAAGGATTTTCTTCTTTACAACCAACGCTCCAGATAA